GAGCTAAATCTGCAACCTCCTCAAAAGACTTGAGTGCTTCAGGGTTTTTTTTCACTGGCGGTAACTGGGAACGGTTCAGGGGCAGGAAATAGAGCGAGGATTTTCCTCTTTCCGGTGGGCTATTTAATCGATGGGCTATGCCCATTACCTCGCCAGCCTGGCTGAATAGTGGAGTACCACTGGCCACGTCGCTTTTGGAAAGTCTTAGATCCAGTAGCGCCAGCCGGGGGGAAATCGGATAGATTCCTTTGATCGCCACTTCCTTGAAGGTTATCTGGGAACGCTCCCGGGCGGGCAGCATTACCCGTTCGGAGGGCTTTATTGCTTTATACTTACTGACCGAGGAGGCTACCAGACCTTCAGCGTTGACCTTCAACAGAACCCAGTCTTGGAGCCGATCTAGCTGAACCACTCCCTCGATCAGGTGTAAGGCGCCTTTGGCGGTTTTGATCATTCCGCCTTGACTGTTTAAGAAAATCTCTAAACTAGTAAGGATTAGGCCCCGGGGATCAATAATTACTCCCAGCCCTTGCCGCAGGGGCTGACCCTGGGAATCGAGGCTGACCACGGTCACGATGCTTGGACCGGCGATATTATCCGCCCTGGCACAATTGATGGTCAACGGGGATAAGGGGGAGAACATCAGGAAGACGATGATGACTCGAAGCATCGTCTCTGGCGGAACTCGAGAGGATTTATCCATGAATACTGGGGGAAATTCCTAAGCATTTGTGGCAGAATCCAGGGCTGCAACTCTTGCTTAGCGGCTCCACCGCCTCTTCGTCCAGTTCCACCGCCACGCTGCGCTTCAAAATGTCGATGGTGACCACCAGCCGGCGTTTTTGGTCCTTTCGGTTGACCACTATCCCTTCGGCGCCCCTTAAGGGTCCGTCAATAATGCGAACCGGTTTCCCCTTGGTTATAGAAGCCCAGGGATTGATGGGGCGACCGCTGGCCAGCATCAGTTGTATGGATTCCACCTTCCCGGGCTCTACCGGGCTGAAGTGGTTATTAAATCCCACAATACGTACAATTCCCTTGGTTTTGATAATCTCATGGTAAATATCCGGTTCGAGGACCGTGCGGACAAACAGATATCCGGGGAATAGTGGGATTTTGATAAATTTTCGTCGATCCCGGCGACGGCTTCTGATCTCTATGAGGGGCAGGAAGGACTCTAAGGCCTTGGAACATAAGCATTCATGAACCTTGACCTCATGGCGGCTGCGGGTATGAACTACATACCAGGGAGGGCAAGTCTGATACGGAGCATCTGGTCCGAGTAACCCGGTTTTAATCCCAGCAAGTCCATCCATGAATGTTTGCCTCCATTAGTACATAGCTCCGCCTTCTGGATTACAAACAAATTCCTCATTTTTCTGATTAATACTAATATGTTACACCAATTTCGGCCATCCTGGCCGCGCATCGGAACCTAGGTCTCCTACTCTGGGAGCCGGTCTAGCCGGCCTGTGGTCGAAAAGAGTAATTTATCCATTGGTTGCTGGGCTGCTTATTGATTAAGACTCTCCCCCGAGTAATGTTTACCATGTTTGATTTATAAACCATTTGGCAAATCATTGTCAACAAAAAACCCATTGGTTCATTATATTACTCCGGGCATTTAAAGGGTTGATCTGAGGGGAGGGCCGGGGGAACGCCAGCCCTCCGCCCTTCCCTCAAGTTCCCTTCCCAACCTCCTCTCCCAAGAGCTGTTTTTTTCTAACCACGATTAATTTATTTTATGACCCGAGTAATAATTTCTTCTCGTTAAACTTAGCTTCAGGCTCACGGTCAGTGGGCATAGCAAGTTAACAGGTCCTGCCTGATTTACTATTTTCTCATTTCCCGGCAGATCTTGGCTATCCGGGAAGCTATCCGCTGCTGCCGAACCGGAATCTTTAAAAGGTATTCTTGGCAATCCAAAGGAACCCAAGCCTTCTGAAGCTCTGGATTAAGCTGCTTGATGGTTTCGTAAGAGATCCCTAAAACCCGGGCGAACCACCTTAAATCAGTCCCCCCCGGTAATTTAACCCGACTATAACGCATCGGGGTCTGATAGCTAATCCCGGTAAAACCATATTTTCCCGGATTTTTAGTGATCAACGCGGCGGCAATGAATTGGGGGACATAGTTGCAGGTCTCGGGGGGTAATACTCTCTTCTTAGCCAAATCCCAGAAGTTTCGAGTATCGTGACGGTTTACTGCCCCCTCCACCCGTTTCTCCCCCGCATTATATCCCGCCGCCGCCAGATACCAGGAACCAAACTGCCGATAGAGGTCTTTTAAATAACGGGCCGCCGCTACGGTAGCCTTCTCTGGATCCCGGCGTTCATCTATCCAGTGATTAACTTTGAGACCATAGCGCACGGCCGTCTCCCGGATGAACTGCCAGGGGCCGATCGCGTTGGCCACGGATCGGGCCCAGGGGCTGAAGCCACTCTCAATCATCGCCAGATAAGCCAGATCCTGGGGCAGTCCCTGTTTTTTAAAGATGCCTTTCATCATGGGGAGATAACGGCTGGAGCGGGCCAGATAAACGCTAAAGACCTTCTTTTTGCTTCCGCAAAAATGCCGTATATAGGCCGATACCTGCGCATTGATGGTCATCGGAAGATCAAACTTCCGGCCATCTGCAGTCCGGAATATGCCGACCATCTGGTTGGCCTTTAAAAACTTTTCAATTTCCCGGGCCAGTTCCCTATCGACCGCCTCGGGCTTTGAAATATGCCCGCTATGATCCCTAATTCCCGTGGGATAAAAACAGCTTGAGGGGATAACTGTTTCCGACACTTGCCTTTCCGATAATTGCGGCAAACGCTGAGACCCCCGGTCACTAGCGCAGGCCCACATCAGCAGCCCTAGGCCCAGAACGACCCAGAGTCTGGATTTTGCCCTAACCTTTTGCCTCGCCATCTAAGCCACTTACCCTTTAGGAAATTGTGACTGGGGACACCATCGCGTCTACTCCCCACTCTTTCCACCAAATAAAAGTCCATCCTGGGACAGTAAACTTAGGATGAGCTAATTCGACCCAGGAATCAGAGATTCCCCTGGCCCGGGTATACTATTAAAGCCTGTTAAGAAAAAAACATTATATATAATTATATTATAGAGTTATGCATGGAAAGCCGGAATATTGCTCAGAGCGTTTCATTGATTAACTTTTCAGGCTGCATATTGGACGTGTTTCCCCGGGAAATTAATGGGCGACGATGTCCGGTTTACATTGGCGACTACGGCGGTACCTTCTCAACTTGCACATCAACTGCGTTTGATTGCCGGGGCGTTGACGACCCGGGGCATTGCTTTGGACATCTTGATTGAGCAATTCGTCCGGGATGAGCTCAGGACTATAACTGGGTAGAAAAACTATCCGAACCGGAAGCCCATTTTTCCGAAAGGGCCTCTGGCATAGACGGACTCCCAGGTTGATCTGAAATTGCTGCTGAATGAACGCCGTCAAAGTTTTGCCGTCCTACAGATGCCCCGACAACCCCATCCAGATTAGGATATTGACGATCGTCTGTCAAGCCCAGGGGTGTATTATTGGGCTTGGGCGATGGGATAACTCAGCCCATTCCTAGGCTTAGTTAAACATGCTTAGCTCCTCACAGGAGATTTTTGCCGAAATCTTCCGGGATAGGTCAGAAAAACCGGTAAGTCCCACTAAAATTGGCTGAGGTCAAGGCCGGTGGGATAAGCCCGTAGTCCTGGCGGAAAAAAGTTGAAATCAGCCGGGGAAAGGCTGATAATGGGACGCTGAGGCCGACCTGACCAGAGACGGCCAAACCAGGGCGCGGGAAGGACCATAAATTTTTGTTGGTTTTAGTCAAACACTATCCCAGACCTCAGGCGATCCTCAGTTGCGCCCGCCGACCGAACTTCATGGAAATATAACACCTGCATCCGGGCCAAGTGCTTTAAAGGATATTCTTTTCCATGAAAAGCCTTGACAAGAAAGCCTCTCGTGCTTAAGTTATCTAAATTAAAAATAAAATACAAAACTAAAATGTAAGGAGAATGAAATTATGAAACGATTTGTTGGGTTAATTGGAATAGCTTGTTTGGCGTTATTGGCTGCCTGCGGTAGCCAGGGTGAAACACCCAAGAGCAAAGAGACAGTATCACCTGAAAAGGTAAAAAGAGAAGTAAAAGAAGGAGCTGAAGCAACAAAACAATATATGCTACAGCAAAAGGACAAATATCAAAAAGCAACAGAAGCTAAGTTGGCTGACCTTAATAAAAAA
The sequence above is drawn from the Deltaproteobacteria bacterium genome and encodes:
- a CDS encoding UpxY family transcription antiterminator, whose translation is MDGLAGIKTGLLGPDAPYQTCPPWYVVHTRSRHEVKVHECLCSKALESFLPLIEIRSRRRDRRKFIKIPLFPGYLFVRTVLEPDIYHEIIKTKGIVRIVGFNNHFSPVEPGKVESIQLMLASGRPINPWASITKGKPVRIIDGPLRGAEGIVVNRKDQKRRLVVTIDILKRSVAVELDEEAVEPLSKSCSPGFCHKCLGISPSIHG
- a CDS encoding lytic transglycosylase domain-containing protein, with protein sequence MSETVIPSSCFYPTGIRDHSGHISKPEAVDRELAREIEKFLKANQMVGIFRTADGRKFDLPMTINAQVSAYIRHFCGSKKKVFSVYLARSSRYLPMMKGIFKKQGLPQDLAYLAMIESGFSPWARSVANAIGPWQFIRETAVRYGLKVNHWIDERRDPEKATVAAARYLKDLYRQFGSWYLAAAGYNAGEKRVEGAVNRHDTRNFWDLAKKRVLPPETCNYVPQFIAAALITKNPGKYGFTGISYQTPMRYSRVKLPGGTDLRWFARVLGISYETIKQLNPELQKAWVPLDCQEYLLKIPVRQQRIASRIAKICREMRK